The Mytilus galloprovincialis chromosome 4, xbMytGall1.hap1.1, whole genome shotgun sequence genome contains a region encoding:
- the LOC143071220 gene encoding nucleolar protein 56-like: MAQVLFILYEHASGYALFRVKEFEEVSVLQSQVEKCVTDLSKFQSVVKLVAFSPFKSGTNALDNINSVSEGLVHEDLQIFLESNVPKSSKKQKISLGVADAKIGAAITEELKIQCSQTGAAPEIIRGIRAHFHNLVKGLTDQSAGKAQLGLGHSYSRAKVKFNVNRVDNMIIQSISLLDQLDKNINTFAMRMREWYSYHFPELVKIVNDNYLYAKAAKFIGNRKEFTEENVEELEEIVMDSGKARAIYDASRSSMGMDISPIDLINIESFASKVISLAEYRKSLAEYLRNKMKQVAPNLATLIGEQVGARLIAHAGSLTNLAKYPASTVQILGAEKALFRALKTKGNTPKYGLIFHSTFIGRAGAKNKGRISRYLANKCSIASRIDCFTEFPTNVFGEHLKQQVEDRLKFYETGDAPAKNVDVMKIAVEEASEVQTKLAKKEKKKKKKEKRKSDAMNDTMETTQEMDTTQEEDEPPKKKKKKKKSQEEAPEAETSMDVESSAKKLKKKKKKKQKDSSDSD; encoded by the exons GCTcaagtattgtttattttgtatgaACATGCTTCAGGGTATGCTCTGTTCAGAGTGAAAGAATTTGAAGAGGTATCAGTATTACAGAGTCAGGTAGAAAAATGTGTAACAGATCTCAGCAAGTTCCAGTCTGTTGTCAAACTAGTGGCTTTCTCACCATTCAAAAGTGGTACCAATGCATTGGACAACATTAATAGTGTTTCAGAAG GTTTAGTACATGAAGATTTACAGATTTTCCTAGAGAGTAATGTACCGAAATCTTCCAAGAAACAGAAAATCAGTTTAGGTGTTGCAGATGCTAAGATAGGAGCTGCCATTACTGAAGAACTGAAAATACAATGTTCTCAGACTGGAGCTGCCCCAGAAATCATCAGAG GAATTAGAGCTCATTTCCACAATTTAGTTAAAGGCTTAACAGATCAATCAGCAGGAAAAGCACAGCTAGGTCTAGGTCACAGTTACTCAAGAgcaaaggtcaagttcaatgtCAACAGAGTTGATAACATGATCATTCAGAGCATCAGTCTGTTGGACCAGTTAGACAAAAATATCAACACGTTTGCTATGAGAATGAG AGAATGGTATTCCTACCATTTCCCAGAATTGGTGAAAATAGTTAATGACAATTATTTGTATGCTAAAGCAGCGAAGTTTATAGGAAATAGGAAGGAGTTCACAGAAGAGAACGTTGAGGAATTGGAGGAGATTGTTATGGATAGTGGGAAAGCCAGGGCCATATATGATGCTTCTAGATCATCTATGG GTATGGATATCTCACCTATAGATCTGATCAACATCGAGAGTTTTGCCAGTAAAGTTATATCCTTAGCAGAGTACAGAAAAAGCTTGGCAGAATATCTAAGGAACAAAATGAAACAAGTTGCACCAAACTTAGCCACACTTATTGGTGAACAG GTTGGAGCTCGTTTAATAGCTCATGCAGGGAGTCTAACAAATCTGGCCAAGTACCCAGCATCTACTGTACAGATCTTGGGAGCAGAAAAGGCTCTCTTCAG GGCATTAAAGACGAAAGGGAATACCCCTAAATATGGGTTGATATTTCATTCTACATTTATTGGACGAGCCGGAGCTAAGAATAAAGGTCGTATTTCTCGTTACCTTGCCAACAAGTGTTCTATTGCATCAAGGATTGACTGCTTTACTg AATTTCCCACTAATGTGTTTGGTGAACATCTGAAGCAGCAGGTTGAAGATCGTCTCAAGTTTTATGAGACTGGGGATGCTCCAGCTAAAAATGTGGATGTTATGAAAATAGCAGTGGAAGAG GCCTCAGAAGTTCAAACTAAATTAgcaaagaaagaaaagaaaaagaagaaaaaagagaaGCGAAAGTCAGATGCAATGAATGACACCATGGAAACAACACAGGAAATGGATACCACACAGGAGGAAGATGAACCtcctaaaaagaaaaagaaaaagaagaagtcACAGGAGGAAGCCCCTGAAGCAGAGACCTCAATGGATGTAGAATCTTCtgccaaaaagttgaaaaagaagaaaaaaaagaaacaaaaggatTCTTCAGATAGCGATTGA